A window of the Pristiophorus japonicus isolate sPriJap1 chromosome 13, sPriJap1.hap1, whole genome shotgun sequence genome harbors these coding sequences:
- the LOC139279049 gene encoding apelin receptor A-like, with protein MAAPWETTAWYDYQTDPDRFCDFEDIISAKNFIASIYCLVFVIGTFGNAVVIVIMRWKRKAKRLVDVFITHLAIADLVFLLTLPLWAVSTALDHRWVFGGSLCKISSYIVAVNMYSSIFFLACISVDRSVAIVWSVECGHLRTRRCAILTSLLIWVLSLALGLPALLFRNVVEYEGRWICSEITSPSRNTFTLATRFIAFLLPLAIITVSYSSVAVKLHRHFHRMKREQQRKRKSMKIGFWIIALFLLAWLPYNVLKTLDVLLQSSAILVSCGTQGAVRKGTLVFTCVAFVNSCVNPIIYLLFDRYFRQSFLQLLPCAVARRLKVRSSTSQPESSRSQRRNSSLAKETEALSAAKVAP; from the coding sequence GGACATAATCTCCGCCAAGAATTTCATCGCCTCGATCTACTGTCTGGTGTTTGTCATCGGCACCTTCGGCAACGCTGTGGTGATCGTCATCATGAGGTGGAAGAGAAAGGCCAAGCGTTTAGTGGATGTGTTCATCACCCACTTGGCCATCGCGGACCTGGTGTTTCTGCTCACCCTGCCCCTCTGGGCTGTGTCCACCGCGCTGGACCACCGCTGGGTGTTCGGAGGGAGCCTGTGCAAGATCAGCAGCTACATCGTGGCCGTCAACATGTACTCCAGCATATTCTTCCTGGCTTGCATCAGCGTGGACAGGTCCGTGGCCATTGTGTGGTCGGTGGAGTGTGGCCATCTGAGAACCAGGAGGTGTGCCATTCTCACCAGCTTGCTGATCTGGGTACTGTCGCTGGCCTTGGGGCTGCCTGCTCTCCTGTTCAGAAACGTGGTGGAATACGAAGGGAGATGGATCTGCTCGGAGATCACCTCGCCCTCCAGGAACACCTTCACCCTGGCCACCAGGTTCATCGCCTTCCTGCTGCCCCTGGCCATCATCACGGTGAGCTACAGCTCGGTGGCTGTCAAGCTCCACAGGCACTTCCACCGAATGAAAAGGGAACAGCAGAGGAAAAGGAAGTCGATGAAGATCGGGTTCTGGATCATCGCCCTGTTCCTGCTGGCCTGGCTGCCGTACAATGTGCTGAAGACCCTGGATGTGCTGCTCCAGTCCTCGGCTATCCTGGTGTCGTGCGGCACCCAGGGAGCGGTGCGGAAAGGCACCTTGGTCTTCACCTGCGTGGCCTTCGTCAACAGCTGCGTCAACCCCATCATCTACCTGCTCTTCGACCGTTATTTCCGCCAGAGTTTCCTCCAGCTCTTGCCCTGTGCGGTGGCCAGGAGGCTGAAGGTTCGCTCCTCCACATCCCAGCCCGAGTCCAGCAGGTCTCAGCGACGCAACTCCTCGCTTGCCAAAGAGACGGAAGCGCTCTCTGCAGCCAAGGTCGCGCCATGA